The sequence CATTTGAATGTTTTGACTGAAATTGTAGCATGTGAACTACCACGCGCCTCATGTGGCAACTAAAAATTAACCTGAGAGCATCTGAAAAGAATTGCTGACTTCACTCCACTGATGTTATCTCTCAGTATATAGCACTCTGTATCGTCTTCTTCAGGTCATCATCAACCTAGTGGATCAAAGCGGCCGGGAAAAGCTGATCGGTGACGCCTATCTGAAGCAGGTGCTGCTTTACAACAACCCAAACCTCACATACGTTTCATTTGACTTCCATGAGCACTGGTAAGAGAATCATGTTTCTCAGCAGTGACGCTTGCTCATAAATGCACATGCATTTATGCCATATTTATACATTTCACATCCCCTTTCTGCTTCCTACATCCTGTTTCTCAGTCGAGGCATGAAGTTTGAGAACGTGCAAATACTGACTGATGCAATTTCTGATATCATCACTGACATGAAGTGGGCCTGGTAAGTGTCTCttcaggaatttttttttttttttttagagaaatgCTGATAACATGAACACTTGGACATGCATGGTTTtgtaagacagaaaacaacaataaacccCAAAGTGCTATAGTGTGTATTGGTATATTACACCCGATTATTACGGGGCTAAAAATCTTAATCCTGTGaatatgctgtatatttttctgaatgttgttttctctgtcaggGTGGACCAAGCAGGAGTCATCTGCAAGCAGGAGGGAATCTTCAGAGTCAACTGTATGGATTGTCTTGACAGGACCAATGTAGTTCAGGCTGCTATTGCTCGCGTCGTGATGGAACAACAGGTGAGATAAATTCCTCACATCACAAACCCTTGTCTGCTGTACCTTGTTGGTGCTGCTTTCTAAATGTACTTCCTTTACCCAGTGGCCTTTTATTCTGAAGGTTACATTGTTCCTTATCAGAACTGTGTCCAGCTAAATACACTAGTAATATAAACTTGACTGTCGAGATATTCAGAGAAAATACACATCAAAAAATGTGTCATTAAAAGAAGTTATGTTTagtaataattaaaacattgatCATGTAGAATAATCAACATTGGCATGAATGCTGATGCCACATTTTATACGAGTGCTTTCCAAAGCTCTGATCACAGAATGCTCAACGACGATTCAATTCAATGATTTGTCGGATTCACTGGGAAACATGAATCCTGTTATTTTATATGCTAAactttgtgtttgtacataGATTACTGACATCTGCATATATTTATTCATCCGATCTCACAAACGACGGCTGTACTCCTTTCATGCTCGTGCAGCAAAGACAGCAGACTAGCACTTGTGTGCACAACACAGCTTAGATTATACACCCTGAATCTTTAAAGATTTCTAGAAATCCAGCAACTCCGCCATATTGTCTTGGATCACATTTTATGTAAATctaaattaagaaataaataaaaaacttacATTTCATGCTAATGCAATGCAAACTATGAAAGAGATAGCACAAAGCACTGAAAGGTTTGACAGCATGCCAGTGGACAACAATGtctcttttcttcctgcagCTAAAGAAACTGGGCGTGATGCCTCCAGAGCAGCCTCTGCCTCTCAAGTGTTACAGGATTTATCAGATTATGTGGGCCAACAATGGAGACACGATCAGCAGACAGTATGCAGGCACAGCAGCGCTCAAGGtaacatttttgtctttgtgtacaTGTTCTGAACCAGTTTTCTTAAACAAACAGTAGTAAAGTGTGCCCTCACAGTCGGTTGGTGGAGAGTTCAGGCTGCTGAGACATAAGTTTGATAGAAGGATTCTGAAATCAACAGCAAACATAACAAAGACTACAGAGAGATTACAGAGGGTCACATGTCAAAGGTGAGACAAAATTTATATTTATCAAAcactgtttgttctgttttaggGAGATTTTACCAGGACGGGAGAGAGGAAACTGGCTGGTGTGATGAAGGACGGTGTGAACTCAGCCAACCGCTACTATCTGAACCGCTTTAGGGATGCCTACAGGCAGGCAGTAATTGGTatgtaaaaacatgtaaacaataCCCATGTTGTCCTAAAAATCAGTCTTTGATTGACACGTCTGAATCCTCTGCCTCTCCCTGCAGACCTAATGATGGGCCTGCCAGTGACAGAGGACCTCTACTCCATCTTCAGTAAAGAGAAGGAGcatgaagagaaagagaaagagagccAAAGAGGAGCTCAGGAGCAGGTCAGTCTCCTGCTGCAGACCTACATGCAGCTTCTGCTCCCAGATGATGAGAGGTTTCATGGTGGCTGGGCCCTCATCAATTCTGACATGAGGTTAGTGGTCAGCTGTCTATCTGAGTGTTGATACTTTCTAAATAATTTCATATCCTCAGGTTTATCTGAGCAGCATCAGGTTTCTTTATACTGTGCTTTCAAGTAGTTTCTAAAATGCTGTGATTATACTAACTGTCCTTTTAACTTTCACCAGTCTCATTGATGCAACCAACAAAGACgtggatgtgctgctgcttctctctgacAAAGCCTATTACATTGCTTAGTAAGTCTGCCTTTACATTTGCAgaactgtttctttaaaaatagttctcattaattcatttatattgcatttattttcttgtaGCTACGATGAGGAGGCGGATAAAGTCAATCAATACCAGCGGCTCAATTTAGAGGGGTTGGAAAAGATCGAAATTGGTAAGAAGTTAGACTCAGAGGAGAAGTGAGGGTTCTCGTACACTAAGTGAGTCACCCAACACTTCCCAATAGTGTGCCAATAGTTTCTCAGTAACCTTTCAGCAGTATCTTCGTTGAAGATGACTCATGCAGGGAAAGCACGTCACAAAAAATGGAAGTTAGAAgttgtgatttgtttttcaggtcCAGAGCCTACGCTCTTTGGGAAGCCAAAGTTCTGCTGTATGCGTTTGCATTACAGGAATGAAGAGATGAGTGGATACTTTCATACACTAAGAGCAGCAACACGAAATCCTGAGGATGACGGAAAAGGTAGAATGTAatgctttaaatattttaaattataaggGAACTTTTTATACCACAATCTCTGAATTTATTAGTTGAGACTTATATTGTGACATATTTCAGATACCTTACAGTGCATAGCTGAGATGCTCCGCATAACAAAACAAGCCATGGGGCTGGACATGCTAGTGGTTGAAAAGAAGCTGGAGAGGTGAGTACTCATTTGTCATTATTAAGATTTTTTGCATTAATCTCTCCTACACAAGATTCAATGTAATGGagataaacatatttaatgttaattttattgagacaacatattttaatataacaattaaaatatttaaacaatcACAAGGATGTGTATAGTATTCTGGACTTAacattgtttgtattttgttgcAGACGACAGAGTAAACCTCATGAGGATATCATGGGGATCCAAAATAAACCTGCCGATCAGGTCCATGGTAGCTCAGGTCTGGCACAGGGCAAAAGTTTCCTCCTCAACAAATTCTCCTCTCTCAatcaaaaagtgaaacagacCAAGACAAATGTAAACATTGGCCCTTTCAGGCCACTCGGGAGGCTGAGCAACTTCTCTAAACCTGATGTAAAAGTCAATTTCCTAAAACCAACTATGCATGTCAACCTGTGGAAGTCAGACAGCAGCTTGGAGAAATCAGATATCGTCCCTGGCACAGGAGCCTTGAAAGACCTCGGTGATGTGCACTCTGAAATCTCAGATGACTCTGACTCTTATAATTCTGACCCAGAGCATCCATGTTCTGGTTCTTTAGAAAACGTGGACTATGTGCTACCCAGCTGCGGCATTGTAGCATCAAACCCACGTCTGGGCAGCCGCTCTCAGTCTATTGGTAGCGTGGAGCTAAATATCCCCTCAGTTATCCGTGTCACTGGCTGTGATGGAATACAGGAAAGCTCCTCCCAAGTTGGTGATGACAAGTCTCCAGGAGCCGCCTCATTGGCTGAGGAAGCCATTCTGATTGACTTTGGTACTCCCATTGACGCCTACTgccaccagtttgtccaggatGCACAGACCAAACCTGTTGAGGTGTTTGGAGAGCAGCCTCCAACTGCTGTCCTCTCATCCAACCCTGTGTTGTCTGTGAAGACAAAGTCTCCAGCAGACTCAGACAAGCAGCCAAGTTCCGAGCAGGAGAAGCCCCAGCTCCCCAGACCATCCCAGTTAGACGTCCAGTCCACTACCTCCAGTCCCAACCTACTCACCATCCAGAAGCCCAGCTCTGCGGTCTCAGGAGGCTCTCAGAGGAGTCTGTGTTCACAGATGGAGGGCAGCCTCGGTCCTTCACCTGCCGACAGCAATGGCAGCCGAGTGGTCTCCCCCTTTGCCAAGATCAAGAGTTCCATGG is a genomic window of Mastacembelus armatus chromosome 15, fMasArm1.2, whole genome shotgun sequence containing:
- the inpp5f gene encoding phosphatidylinositide phosphatase SAC2 isoform X2 — protein: MIQDLIDLQVPEVDFWVMPIIQGFVQVEELVVNYNETSDEERSSPETPPQEVTCVDDIHPRFTVALISRRSRHRAGMRYKRRGVDTDGHVANYVETEQLIHVHSHTLSFVQTRGSVPVFWSQAGYRYNPRPRLEKGEKETMSYFSAHFEQQLKLYKKQVIINLVDQSGREKLIGDAYLKQVLLYNNPNLTYVSFDFHEHCRGMKFENVQILTDAISDIITDMKWAWVDQAGVICKQEGIFRVNCMDCLDRTNVVQAAIARVVMEQQLKKLGVMPPEQPLPLKCYRIYQIMWANNGDTISRQYAGTAALKGDFTRTGERKLAGVMKDGVNSANRYYLNRFRDAYRQAVIDLMMGLPVTEDLYSIFSKEKEHEEKEKESQRGAQEQVSLLLQTYMQLLLPDDERFHGGWALINSDMSLIDATNKDVDVLLLLSDKAYYIAYYDEEADKVNQYQRLNLEGLEKIEIGPEPTLFGKPKFCCMRLHYRNEEMSGYFHTLRAATRNPEDDGKDTLQCIAEMLRITKQAMGLDMLVVEKKLERRQSKPHEDIMGIQNKPADQVHGSSGLAQGKSFLLNKFSSLNQKVKQTKTNVNIGPFRPLGRLSNFSKPDVKVNFLKPTMHVNLWKSDSSLEKSDIVPGTGALKDLGDVHSEISDDSDSYNSDPEHPCSGSLENVDYVLPSCGIVASNPRLGSRSQSIGSVELNIPSVIRVTGCDGIQESSSQVGDDKSPGAASLAEEAILIDFGTPIDAYCHQFVQDAQTKPVEVFGEQPPTAVLSSNPVLSVKTKSPADSDKQPSSEQEKPQLPRPSQLDVQSTTSSPNLLTIQKPSSAVSGGSQRSLCSQMEGSLGPSPADSNGSRVVSPFAKIKSSMVQVASLTQAGLTQGINFAVAKVQKSPEPDTVNEAQESELKAMFTQCQTRIIQI
- the inpp5f gene encoding phosphatidylinositide phosphatase SAC2 isoform X1 produces the protein MELFQAKDDYILQRGDRALWCSRKDGTMTVRPATDLLLAWNPVCLGLVEGVIGKIQLHADLPLGLVLIRQKALVGHLPGNHKVYKITKIAVIPLSDEEPQELELELCKKHHFGIDKPEKLAQSPDESKFLMKTLSQIKSNVAVPIKKKVKENKEKERLERRLLDELYKIFMDSDSFYYSMTYDLTNSVQRQGDSEKSSLPLWKQVDDRFFWNKHMIQDLIDLQVPEVDFWVMPIIQGFVQVEELVVNYNETSDEERSSPETPPQEVTCVDDIHPRFTVALISRRSRHRAGMRYKRRGVDTDGHVANYVETEQLIHVHSHTLSFVQTRGSVPVFWSQAGYRYNPRPRLEKGEKETMSYFSAHFEQQLKLYKKQVIINLVDQSGREKLIGDAYLKQVLLYNNPNLTYVSFDFHEHCRGMKFENVQILTDAISDIITDMKWAWVDQAGVICKQEGIFRVNCMDCLDRTNVVQAAIARVVMEQQLKKLGVMPPEQPLPLKCYRIYQIMWANNGDTISRQYAGTAALKGDFTRTGERKLAGVMKDGVNSANRYYLNRFRDAYRQAVIDLMMGLPVTEDLYSIFSKEKEHEEKEKESQRGAQEQVSLLLQTYMQLLLPDDERFHGGWALINSDMSLIDATNKDVDVLLLLSDKAYYIAYYDEEADKVNQYQRLNLEGLEKIEIGPEPTLFGKPKFCCMRLHYRNEEMSGYFHTLRAATRNPEDDGKDTLQCIAEMLRITKQAMGLDMLVVEKKLERRQSKPHEDIMGIQNKPADQVHGSSGLAQGKSFLLNKFSSLNQKVKQTKTNVNIGPFRPLGRLSNFSKPDVKVNFLKPTMHVNLWKSDSSLEKSDIVPGTGALKDLGDVHSEISDDSDSYNSDPEHPCSGSLENVDYVLPSCGIVASNPRLGSRSQSIGSVELNIPSVIRVTGCDGIQESSSQVGDDKSPGAASLAEEAILIDFGTPIDAYCHQFVQDAQTKPVEVFGEQPPTAVLSSNPVLSVKTKSPADSDKQPSSEQEKPQLPRPSQLDVQSTTSSPNLLTIQKPSSAVSGGSQRSLCSQMEGSLGPSPADSNGSRVVSPFAKIKSSMVQVASLTQAGLTQGINFAVAKVQKSPEPDTVNEAQESELKAMFTQCQTRIIQI